A part of Streptomyces sp. NBC_01451 genomic DNA contains:
- a CDS encoding response regulator transcription factor: protein MTIRVLLADDQALLRGTFRLLIDSCADMEVVGEAVNGDEAADLARTHHPDVVLMDIRMPGSDGLAATEAICADPALAGTRVLILTMFETDEYVAKALRVGASGFLGKYVTTDTLLTGIRTVASGEALLSPGATRALITRFLTAPAPGGLLAPPERLADLTPREREVTALAAQGKSNADIAEDLVLSVLTVRTHIQRALTKLGARDRAQLVVIAYQTGLVRPAVRDL from the coding sequence GTGACCATCCGTGTCTTGCTCGCCGACGACCAGGCCCTGCTGCGGGGCACGTTCCGGCTGCTGATCGACTCCTGCGCCGACATGGAGGTGGTCGGCGAGGCGGTCAACGGCGACGAGGCGGCAGACCTCGCCCGCACCCACCACCCCGACGTCGTCCTCATGGACATCCGGATGCCCGGCTCGGACGGTCTCGCCGCCACCGAAGCCATCTGCGCCGACCCCGCCCTGGCCGGCACCCGCGTCCTCATCCTCACCATGTTCGAGACCGACGAGTACGTGGCCAAGGCACTGCGCGTCGGCGCCAGCGGCTTCCTCGGCAAGTACGTCACCACCGACACCCTCCTCACCGGCATCCGCACGGTCGCCTCCGGCGAGGCACTCCTCTCACCCGGCGCCACCCGCGCCCTCATCACCCGCTTCCTCACCGCCCCGGCCCCCGGCGGCCTCCTCGCACCCCCGGAACGCCTGGCCGACCTCACGCCCCGCGAACGCGAGGTCACCGCCCTCGCGGCCCAGGGCAAGTCGAACGCCGACATCGCCGAGGACCTGGTCCTGAGCGTCCTGACCGTCCGCACCCACATCCAGCGTGCCCTGACCAAACTCGGCGCCCGTGACCGCGCCCAACTCGTCGTCATCGCCTACCAGACCGGCCTCGTACGCCCCGCCGTCCGGGACCTCTGA
- the panD gene encoding aspartate 1-decarboxylase: MLRTMFKSKIHRATVTQADLHYVGSVTIDADLLDAADLLPGELVHIVDITNGARLETYVIEGERGSGVVGINGAAAHLVHPGDLVIIISYAQVTDAEARALRPAVVHVDHGNRVVALGADPAEPVPGSDQARSPQAVTA; encoded by the coding sequence ATGCTGCGCACCATGTTCAAGTCCAAGATCCACCGAGCCACCGTCACCCAGGCCGACCTGCACTACGTCGGCTCCGTGACCATCGACGCCGACCTCCTCGACGCCGCCGACCTGCTGCCCGGCGAGCTCGTGCACATCGTCGACATCACCAACGGCGCCCGGCTGGAGACGTACGTCATCGAGGGCGAGCGGGGGTCCGGCGTCGTGGGGATCAACGGGGCGGCGGCCCACCTCGTCCATCCCGGAGATCTGGTGATCATCATCAGTTACGCTCAGGTGACCGACGCCGAGGCGCGGGCGTTGCGGCCGGCGGTTGTCCACGTGGACCACGGCAACCGTGTCGTGGCGCTGGGCGCCGACCCGGCTGAGCCGGTGCCGGGTTCGGACCAGGCGCGCAGCCCGCAGGCGGTCACGGCCTGA
- a CDS encoding GNAT family N-acetyltransferase, with translation MSDIEIRDDRTAGRLEAVAEGEVVGHIAYFVLAARGRALVPVHTIVEPAHEGKGIAGSLARELYLMAAREGIVVAPLCPYVVKWAERHPDEAPAADPQLIRAAKEWLVANPDRF, from the coding sequence ATGAGCGACATCGAGATCCGCGACGACCGGACGGCAGGCCGCCTGGAGGCGGTGGCGGAGGGGGAGGTCGTGGGCCACATCGCGTACTTCGTGCTGGCCGCACGAGGGCGCGCACTGGTCCCGGTCCATACGATCGTCGAGCCGGCGCACGAGGGAAAGGGCATCGCGGGCTCACTGGCCCGCGAGCTCTACCTCATGGCCGCCCGCGAGGGCATCGTCGTGGCCCCCCTCTGCCCGTACGTCGTGAAGTGGGCCGAGCGCCACCCCGACGAGGCCCCGGCGGCGGACCCCCAGTTGATCCGTGCCGCCAAGGAGTGGCTTGTGGCGAACCCCGACCGCTTCTGA
- a CDS encoding winged helix-turn-helix transcriptional regulator, translating into MRYTELQRDIPGISQRMLSRTLSQLHRDGLVTRTAYAELPPRVEYALTSLGASLNDIVASLIGWAADHHDEIRQHRERSDAADAR; encoded by the coding sequence TTGCGCTACACCGAACTTCAGCGCGACATCCCCGGCATCTCCCAGCGCATGCTGTCGCGCACCCTCTCCCAGCTCCACCGCGACGGCCTGGTCACCAGGACCGCCTACGCCGAGTTGCCGCCACGCGTGGAGTACGCGCTCACCTCCCTCGGCGCCAGCCTCAACGACATCGTGGCCTCCCTGATCGGCTGGGCGGCCGACCACCACGACGAGATCCGTCAGCACCGGGAGCGCTCGGACGCGGCGGACGCGCGCTGA
- a CDS encoding sensor histidine kinase produces the protein MPSSLEHYTGRRTTATDVILVLGLLGTVALGASIAIPGVTQPRQSWPAEVLAAVSCLAQLRARTYPRITLAVATACTVSTLALGFLLTPLLLSPLMIALYRLAAGTDPRTTRVYGALTMAVVVVTGLFDLPSTGMLLLRTIGPVLWLMLPLVGGSRDRLRRDYMDSVQARATYAERTREEEARLRVAEERMRIARELHDVVAHHMAVANAQAGTARHLAPTHPEQAMRLLDELTATTSSALLELRATVGVLRQTGDSEADSLEPAPGLDRLPELIATCETAGIEVTVSTEGEPRNLSPGVDLTAYRIIQEALTNVTKHGAGKGATIRLTYSDSRLLISVTNDAATAPPSVPGGGYGLMGMRERAHSVGGDLHAGPRPGGGFEVATALPLHPLAAEDDPHLRAPQEALEEEDRKEEDRKPEAARPPEAARQEDEATA, from the coding sequence ATGCCCTCCAGCCTGGAGCACTACACAGGGCGCCGAACCACCGCCACCGACGTGATCCTGGTCCTGGGACTGCTCGGAACCGTGGCCCTCGGCGCCTCGATCGCCATCCCCGGCGTCACCCAACCGCGCCAGTCATGGCCGGCCGAAGTCCTCGCTGCCGTCTCCTGCCTCGCCCAGCTGAGGGCCCGCACCTACCCGCGCATCACTCTCGCCGTGGCCACGGCCTGCACGGTGAGCACCCTGGCCCTGGGCTTTCTGCTGACACCGCTGCTGCTCTCTCCCCTGATGATCGCCCTGTACCGGCTGGCCGCCGGCACCGACCCCAGGACCACGCGCGTCTACGGCGCCCTGACCATGGCCGTGGTCGTCGTCACCGGCCTGTTCGACCTGCCCTCGACCGGGATGCTCCTGCTGCGCACCATCGGGCCCGTGCTGTGGCTGATGCTGCCCCTGGTCGGCGGCAGCAGGGACCGGCTGCGCCGGGACTACATGGACTCCGTACAGGCGCGCGCCACCTATGCCGAACGCACCCGCGAGGAGGAGGCCCGGCTACGGGTCGCCGAGGAACGGATGCGCATCGCCCGCGAACTCCACGACGTGGTCGCCCATCACATGGCCGTCGCCAACGCCCAGGCCGGCACCGCCCGCCACCTCGCGCCCACCCACCCGGAACAGGCGATGCGGCTGCTCGACGAGCTGACTGCCACAACGTCCTCCGCGCTGCTCGAACTCCGCGCCACCGTAGGGGTGTTGCGCCAGACCGGCGACTCCGAGGCCGATTCACTGGAACCCGCCCCCGGCCTCGACCGCCTCCCCGAGCTGATCGCGACCTGCGAGACCGCAGGCATCGAGGTCACCGTCTCCACCGAGGGAGAACCGCGGAACCTGTCACCGGGCGTCGACCTGACGGCGTACCGGATCATCCAGGAAGCCCTCACCAACGTCACGAAGCACGGCGCGGGCAAGGGTGCGACCATCCGGCTCACGTACTCCGACTCCCGGCTGCTCATCTCGGTCACCAACGACGCGGCCACCGCCCCTCCGTCGGTCCCGGGCGGCGGCTACGGCCTGATGGGCATGCGTGAGCGGGCCCACTCCGTCGGCGGCGACCTGCACGCGGGCCCCCGCCCCGGCGGCGGCTTCGAGGTCGCCACCGCACTCCCGCTGCACCCCCTCGCCGCGGAGGACGATCCGCACCTGCGGGCCCCGCAGGAAGCCCTCGAAGAAGAAGACCGCAAAGAGGAAGACCGGAAACCGGAGGCAGCCCGGCCACCGGAGGCAGCCCGGCAAGAAGACGAGGCAACCGCGTGA
- a CDS encoding aspartate/glutamate racemase family protein, producing the protein MLALLHTSPLHVPVFDALRDEDHQGLELAHFVHEDLLTRARAEGPDAVAGDVRAVLERAVADGAGAVLCTCSSIGGVAEAVAVEVGVPVLRVDRPMAAAAVAIGPRVVVVATSESTFGPTVALVEEEARRAGLPAEVRKLFVDGAWALFRAGDSEGYVRSVTDAVDSIPGDSADAIILAQASTTPAQALATTTVPVLSSPRPGLAAGAAAARAATTGRG; encoded by the coding sequence GTGCTCGCCCTGCTGCACACCTCGCCCCTGCACGTCCCGGTGTTCGACGCCCTGCGCGACGAGGACCACCAGGGTCTGGAACTCGCCCACTTCGTCCACGAGGACCTGCTGACCAGGGCCCGGGCCGAAGGGCCCGACGCGGTGGCGGGTGACGTCCGGGCCGTCCTGGAACGGGCCGTCGCCGACGGCGCGGGCGCCGTGCTCTGCACCTGCTCCTCCATCGGCGGTGTCGCGGAGGCGGTCGCCGTGGAGGTCGGGGTGCCCGTGCTGCGGGTCGACCGTCCGATGGCCGCCGCCGCGGTGGCCATCGGCCCGAGGGTGGTCGTCGTCGCGACCTCGGAGAGCACGTTCGGACCCACGGTGGCCCTCGTCGAGGAGGAGGCGCGCCGCGCCGGACTTCCCGCCGAGGTGCGGAAGCTGTTCGTGGACGGCGCCTGGGCCCTCTTCCGGGCGGGCGACTCGGAGGGCTACGTCCGTTCGGTGACCGACGCGGTGGACTCGATCCCCGGCGACAGCGCCGATGCGATCATCCTCGCCCAGGCCTCCACGACCCCGGCGCAGGCGCTGGCGACGACCACGGTGCCGGTGCTGTCCAGTCCCCGGCCGGGACTGGCGGCGGGCGCGGCGGCTGCACGGGCAGCCACGACCGGCAGAGGGTGA